The Helianthus annuus cultivar XRQ/B chromosome 16, HanXRQr2.0-SUNRISE, whole genome shotgun sequence genome includes a window with the following:
- the LOC110916362 gene encoding bidirectional sugar transporter SWEET14, with amino-acid sequence MTEILAHLTLAFGILGNIVSFMVFLAPIPTFYKVYKKKSTEGFQSAPYVVGLFSAMLWIYYAFLKSNVLLLITINSVGCFIETMYICFFLFYAPKKARMESLKLIVLLIVVGFGLIVAMTQFLASGVTRGVIVGWICLVFSLCVFVAPLGVLRQVIKTKSVEYMPILLSVALTLSAVMWFFYGLLLGDFNIAIPNVLGFIFGIIQMILYLIYKNQKPVTHGKALEPESKKYSIREMEEEEIPEIKDHQTVDVVKFKENGHDATRVAIEPQAHPNMPNHIIEVTA; translated from the exons ATGACTGAGATATTGGCTCACCTTACTCTAGCATTTGGCATTCTTG GCAATATCGTCTCATTTATGGTATTTCTTGCACCAAT ACCAACGTTTTATAAAGTTTACAAAAAGAAATCAACAGAAGGGTTTCAATCAGCGCCTTATGTGGTGGGCTTATTCAGTGCGATGCTTTGGATATATTATGCATTTCTCAAGAGCAACGTCTTGCTTCTCATCACCATCAACTCAGTCGGTTGCTTCATCGAGACCATGTACATTTGTTTCTTTCTTTTCTACGCGCCAAAGAAAGCTAGG ATGGAGAGTTTGAAGCTCATCGTATTGCTTATAGTTGTTGGCTTCGGATTGATTGTTGCCATGACTCAATTCCTTGCAAGTGGAGTTACCCGCGGTGTGATAGTTGGATGGATTTGCCTTGTGTTCTCTTTATGTGTTTTTGTAGCACCTTTGGGGGTTCTG CGACAAGTGATTAAAACAAAAAGTGTAGAATACATGCCAATTCTATTATCAGTAGCCCTTACGCTAAGCGCTGTGATGTGGTTCTTCTATGGGTTGCTTCTTGGTGACTTTAATATTGCT ATTCCAAATGTACTTGGATTCATCTTCGGTATTATTCAAATGATCTTATACTTAATATACAAAAACCAGAAGCCCGTTACCCACGGAAAGGCATTAGAACCTGAATCCAAAAAATATTCAATCAGAGAAATGGAAGAAGAAGAGATCCCAGAAATAAAAGACCACCAAACGGTAGATGTTGTGAAGTTCAAAGAAAACGGACATGATGCCACTCGTGTAGCCATTGAACCTCAAGCTCACCCAAATATGCCAAATCACATCATTGAAGTAACAGCTTGA